From the Brachybacterium sillae genome, the window TCCGCGGCGCCCCAGAACACCAGGCCGATGCCCATGCCGGCGGCGAACAGCATGGCGAACCAGCTGAACAGCCCGTACTCGGGGGTGTCGTCGTCCGCTCCCGGGCGGATGTCCCCCAGCCGCGTGAAGGCGACGGTGAGGGCGAACAGCACGAAGGAGGCGACGGCCAGCACGTAGTACCAGCCGATGGAGTCGACGATGGTGGTGTTGATCGCACCGACCACCGCGCCGAACTGCGCGGGCAGCAGCAGCGCGAAGGCGACGGCCAGCAGGATCACGGCGGCGGAGACACCGAAGACGCCGCGCGCGAGCCCGTAGGGGCTCGGGGTGAGGGCGGGGGCGCCGGACCGGGCGGCGGAATGATCGCCTGACGGACGCGGTGTGGCGGGCGCGGGGGATGCAGAGGACGCGGACGGTGCGGGAGACGGTGGAACGGAGCTCACGATGACTTCCGGGTCGGGGACGATTTGTCCACCCCCCTACGAGGCTTCTAACATGTCGCGCTGGGTGCACCGTGAATGACGTGACCAGGGCAACGAGGGACGCCGCAGTTACCCCACGGCCCGGAGCCAGAGGCTCACAACCCCCGCAGCAGCTCCTCCACGACCGCCGCGGAACGTTCCGCGACCACCTCGAGCTCCAGGTGGAACTGCTGGCCGGCCGCCGGTCCGCACAGGTCCGAGACGGTGCGCACGGCGAGGAACGGCACCCCCATCGCCTCGCAGGTGCGGGCGATCGCGGTGGTCTCCATATCGGCGGTGAGGGCCTCGGGGAAGCGCTCCCGCAGGGGTCCGGCGAGCGGTGCCGTGACGAAGGCGTCGCCGCTGAGCATGAGACCGGCGCGCACCGCCCCAGCGTCGAGCCCGCCGACGGTGTCCGAGCCCTCCGCGCCACCGCTGCCCGTGCCGGCCCCGTGGCGCAGGAGGTGGTCGGCTGCTGCTGTCGCGCGGTCGACGAGGGTCGGCTCGGCCTCGTGGCGGACCGGCCCACCGGGAACCTGTCCGGGCGCGTACCCGAAGGCGGTCGCATCGGCCAGGGACCAGGTGAAGGCGCTACCGACCACGACGGTACCCACCTCGATGTCGGCGGCGAGGCCCCCGCAGGAGCCGGTGTCGATCACCAGACGAGGATGCTGGGTGAGGATCCCCCAGGTGGTGGCGGCGGTCGCGGCGGCGACGCCGATACCGCTGGTCAGCACGACGACCTCCTGCCCGGCGAGGCGCCCGGCACGGGCGGAGGCCCCCGCGAGCGGGACGGGAATCGCCCGCGCCCCCTCCAGTCGCCGGTGCAGCGGCGCCGCCTCCTGTGCCATCGCGACGAGCACCAGGACGGGGCCGCCGGGTGTCGGGGCCGCAGAGCCGGACGTGTCGGGCGTCGGGGCAGCGGAGGTGTCGGTCGGCGGGGTGTCGGGGGAAGCTGGAGTCGGGGTGCCGGGGGCGGGGATCGAGTCGGTCACCGCGCCAGCGTACGGGGCGCACGCACCCCCCGCGGGTACGCTGGCGGGGATCGCCGAACCCCGCCGGGAAGGAGTCCGCTCGATGGGCCGGATCGCCGACATCGTGACCACCGGGGCCCGGGCCGTGCGCAACGCCCCCGTGCCCGGACCCGTCTACACGCAGGGCCTGGCGGAGGCCCGCCGGGCGCTGCCGCCGGGCCGGGTGCAGAAGAAGCACGCGGTGGACGTCGAGATGATCGATCGCACCCGGTGCGTGTGGCTGGATCGCCACCTGGCCGCGGAGGGCGTGATCGTGCACCTGCACGGCGGCGCCTATGTGTCGGGCCCCTTCGGTGGGGACTGGGAGTGGCTCTCGGCGCAGGCCGAGGCCCGCCGCTGCGCCGGCCTGATGATCGACTACCGCGTCGGCCCCGACCATCAGCATCCCGTGGCGTTGGAGGACACCGAGGCGGCGTTGCGCGAGCTCGTGGCCCGCGGGGTGCTGGGGGAGGGCTGCTGGGTGCTCAGCGGCACGGATGCCGGCGGTGGGCTCGCGATGGTCCTCGCGCACCGCCACTGGAGCGGGGGCTCGCACGCGCCCGCCCTTCCCCGCCCCGCCGGACTGCTGATCATGGCCGCGTGGATGGATCTGGAGCTCGCGAACCCCGGCATCACGGAGACCGGGCGCCGCGATCCCGTGCACGAGCGCCGTCTGCTGCGGGCAGCGGCTGCCGCCTACGCGGGCCGGACCCCGCTGGATGACCCGGAACTGTCCCCGGCGAACGCCGACCTGAGCGGTCTGCCGCCGGTGCACCTGTCAGTCGGGACCCGCGACCTGTTCCTCACCGAGGACCGTGTGCTGCGGCTGCACCTCGAGGAGAACGGCGTCCAGGTGCGGTACCGGGAGGTCAATGGCCGCCTCGGCGGCCTGCCCTGGATGCGGCGCGGGGAGGACACCGCCCGATTGCTGCGGGAACAGGCCCAGTTCATCGGTTCCGTGATCGGCCGGCGCTGAGGCGTCGGATCATCCCTCGACGACGACCAGCGTCGATCCGCCCTGCGGGAGCCTCCGCGGGCGCGGGGGCTGGTCATCGGCGGCTGTCAGCAACCCCCGCAGGAGCAGCGCT encodes:
- a CDS encoding alpha/beta hydrolase, with translation MGRIADIVTTGARAVRNAPVPGPVYTQGLAEARRALPPGRVQKKHAVDVEMIDRTRCVWLDRHLAAEGVIVHLHGGAYVSGPFGGDWEWLSAQAEARRCAGLMIDYRVGPDHQHPVALEDTEAALRELVARGVLGEGCWVLSGTDAGGGLAMVLAHRHWSGGSHAPALPRPAGLLIMAAWMDLELANPGITETGRRDPVHERRLLRAAAAAYAGRTPLDDPELSPANADLSGLPPVHLSVGTRDLFLTEDRVLRLHLEENGVQVRYREVNGRLGGLPWMRRGEDTARLLREQAQFIGSVIGRR
- the mtnN gene encoding 5'-methylthioadenosine/S-adenosylhomocysteine nucleosidase, with protein sequence MTDSIPAPGTPTPASPDTPPTDTSAAPTPDTSGSAAPTPGGPVLVLVAMAQEAAPLHRRLEGARAIPVPLAGASARAGRLAGQEVVVLTSGIGVAAATAATTWGILTQHPRLVIDTGSCGGLAADIEVGTVVVGSAFTWSLADATAFGYAPGQVPGGPVRHEAEPTLVDRATAAADHLLRHGAGTGSGGAEGSDTVGGLDAGAVRAGLMLSGDAFVTAPLAGPLRERFPEALTADMETTAIARTCEAMGVPFLAVRTVSDLCGPAAGQQFHLELEVVAERSAAVVEELLRGL